The following coding sequences are from one Biomphalaria glabrata chromosome 8, xgBioGlab47.1, whole genome shotgun sequence window:
- the LOC129927597 gene encoding uncharacterized protein LOC129927597: MRLFLFFCVSVTLIKTANLLCTNSSWVHSFDSAGQSVCRESKYYINGFDRNTYMDDDKLYLLEGVQCCSAPHQWSDSEIQVNYADWTNIFDRFDEWAYCPAGFFLHGLYRSLSISEGYLGHIEDARCTKPANHPFYYGECYVQNINFITKGLYSCKEGYYITGLHKGNCKNLHCLDSLQCCKMADKPMVIDDIHKLKTNIMDTTLWNLANLAHLLGYGWCLGTKGSNVGEDFYRSGDSWVADSRLFWPLTKCEGDKCNERLAIDYIDWNLAVKETKYGQSVVDELKPDAVHTGVEFNHLNESSSKLFEYSKTVTETIEHSTTSSWKNSHEVSVSLNFNLFNILQTSLSYKTTFENSRSTTDNNSQMKSDTLKISTTQTIPPRSAAKFTVLVGKTRTTIPYTAVIIARFNVKFRGFLRWGKGFGSATTNYHHQHKGSGDRPTVPYTFGDKSEAFYTALKRESETQAMPWLWNEMIKNYPSARQLINRLTNETQYEFTLNGKLEHVAGTKIDVIWENARLSRRSIRDKIKSSTPQFDNSTFFATVGPNDKPVDVKYPEVVLVNSEPFQLESIPVDPNSI, translated from the coding sequence ATGAGGTTATTCTTATTTTTCTGTGTCAGTGTGACACTAATAAAAACCGCAAACCTCTTATGTACCAATTCAAGTTGGGTGCACAGCTTCGATTCCGCTGGACAATCTGTATGCAGAGAATCTAAATACTATATCAACGGCTTCGACAGAAACACATACATGGACGACGACAAGCTGTATCTTTTAGAAGGCGTACAGTGCTGCAGTGCCCCACACCAATGGTCAGACAGCGAGATTCAAGTTAACTACGCTGACTGGACAAATATATTTGATAGATTTGACGAATGGGCTTATTGCCCGGCAGGTTTCTTTCTTCATGGTTTGTATCGATCATTGTCTATAAGCGAAGGCTATTTAGGCCACATTGAAGATGCAAGGTGCACAAAGCCAGCGAATCACCCTTTCTATTATGGTGAATGCTACGTTCAAAACATTAACTTTATTACGAAAGGTTTATATTCTTGCAAGGAAGGTTACTATATAACCGGTCTGCACAAAGGCAACTGCAAGAACTTGCATTGCTTAGATAGTCTCCAATGTTGTAAGATGGCAGACAAACCAATGGTAATTGATGATATACATAAACTGAAGACAAACATTATGGACACAACGTTGTGGAACTTGGCCAATCTGGCGCATCTACTTGGCTACGGCTGGTGTTTGGGTACTAAAGGTAGCAATGTAGGAGAAGATTTTTACAGAAGCGGAGATTCCTGGGTGGCTGATTCGAGGCTTTTTTGGCCTTTAACGAAGTGTGAAGGTGACAAATGTAATGAAAGACTTGCCATTGATTATATTGATTGGAATTTAGCTGTCAAGGAAACCAAATACGGGCAAAGTGTTGTTGATGAATTGAAACCAGATGCTGTACATACTGGTGTAGAGTTCAACCATCTGAATGAAAGCTCATCCAAACTATTTGAATATTCAAAGACAGTAACGGAAACAATAGAGCATTCAACGACCAGCAGCTGGAAGAATAGTCACGAAGTTTCAGTTTCGCTAAACTTTAACttgtttaatattttacaaacgTCGCTGTCTTATAAAACAACTTTTGAAAATTCGAGATCAACAACAGACAACAATAGCCAAATGAAGTCGGATACACTTAAGATATCTACAACCCAAACCATTCCTCCACGTTCAGCAGCAAAGTTTACGGTTTTGGTTGGTAAAACCAGAACAACTATTCCCTACACGGCTGTCATCATTGCAAGGTTCAATGTAAAATTTAGAGGATTCCTGAGATGGGGAAAAGGATTTGGTAGCGCAACAACTAATTATCATCATCAACATAAAGGAAGCGGAGATAGGCCGACAGTACCATACACTTTTGGAGATAAGTCTGAAGCTTTCTACACAGCTCTTAAACGAGAAAGCGAAACTCAAGCTATGCCTTGGTTGTGGAACGAGATGATAAAGAACTACCCTTCAGCACGTCAACTCATCAACAGACTCACAAATGAGACGCAATATGAATTTACACTGAATGGAAAACTGGAGCATGTTGCGGGAACAAAGATTGATGTCATCTGGGAGAATGCGAGATTGAGTCGGCGATCAATCCGTGACAAAATTAAATCCAGCACACCTCAGTTCGATAACAGTACGTTCTTCGCTACAGTAGGTCCCAATGACAAGCCTGTAGATGTCAAGTACCCTGAAGTTGTCTTGGTTAATTCAGAGCCATTTCAATTAGAAAGTATCCCAGTTGATCCCAACTCCATTTGA